In Entelurus aequoreus isolate RoL-2023_Sb linkage group LG02, RoL_Eaeq_v1.1, whole genome shotgun sequence, one genomic interval encodes:
- the LOC133662445 gene encoding zinc finger protein 79-like isoform X1, which translates to MLIVVTVKMCKVQILRAMVTERLNAVVEEIFVVLERTIAEYEEELSRTKEENERQRQQLDAVVNLQVVLNRTDISDEDLPAEQREWSTSAEPEDPGPPLIKEEQVWTPEEADVSEFPVTCVVVKSEDADAERPQLEQSQSEETRRSEADSLLAPVSDSDETTPHSADTDDEDSKVDKTSHTDKKSFQCSQCDKTFGWLTTFKRHMRVHTGEKPYGCSVCGKRFSLNCTLTIHMRTHTGEKPFLCTICSQRFSRKSDLVVHTRTHTGEKPFVCSVCGETFSQRGNLNIHMRLHTGEKPLSCLICGEKFSHRGSLMNHTRKHTGEKPFSCKKCDGKFSYKYQYRKHVCAAIRDAAL; encoded by the exons atgctaattgttgtgaCTGTGAAAATGTGCAAAGTCCAAATACTGAGAGCGATGGTGACTGAGCGACTGAACGCTGTAGTGGAAGAAATATTTGTCGTGTTGGAAAGGACGATAGCAgaatacgaggaggaactttctcgaacaaaagaggagaacgagCGACAACGTCAACAACTGGATGCTGTTGTCAACCTTCAAGTTGTGTTAAACAGAACAG ACATCAGTGACGAAGATCTTCCCGCTGAGCAGCGGGAGTGGAGCACCTCGGCGGAGCCTGAGGATCCTGGGCCTCCCCTCATCAAAGAGGAGCAAGTATGGACTCCGGAAGAGGCTGACGTCAGCGAGTTTCCAGTGACTTGTGTGGTTGTGAAGAGCGAAGACGCCGACGCCGAGAGGCCGCAGCTTGAGCAGAGTCAAAGTGAGGAGACGAGAAGATCAGAAGCAGACAGCCTCTTAGCTCCAGTATCTGACAGCGACGAGACGACGCCACACTCTGCTGACACTGATGATGAGGACTCTAAAGTGGATAAGACGTCTCACACGgacaaaaaatcatttcagtgctCTCAATGTGACAAAACTTTTGGATGGCTGACAACTTTCAAGAGACACATGAGAGTCCACACGGGTGAAAAACCGTACGGCTGCTCAGTTTGCGGTAAAAGATTCTCCTTAAATTGCACTTTGACgatacacatgagaacgcacaccggaGAGAAACCTTTTCTCTGCACCATTTGTAGCCAGAGGTTCTCTCGAAAAAGCGATCTGGTGGTGCACACGAGAACGCACACGGGTGAAAAACCGTTCGTTTGCTCAGTCTGCGGCGAGACGTTCTCCCAAAGAGGAAATTTGAACATCCACATGAGATTACACACCGGAGAGAAACCGTTGTCGTGCCTGATTTGTGGCGAAAAATTCTCCCATCGAGGCAGTTTGATGAATCACACCAGGAAACACACCGGAGAGAAACCGTTCAGTTGCAAAAAGTGTGACGGAAAATTCTCTTATAAGTATCAGTATCGCAAACACGTGTGTGCTGCTATACGCGACGCAGCGCTTTGA
- the LOC133630621 gene encoding gastrula zinc finger protein XlCGF57.1-like, whose protein sequence is MESQKADVDEEDLPPEQQQQWSAEKEQEGPRSLHIKKENKKQVWTQADADISSLPVIRVIVKSEDDEDEARSSGPDRSQSEQTRRAEADSLLAPLSDSDDTTSHSPDTGDEDSRYNKKCHTAKKHFKCSQCDKTFGYKRNVKVHMRCHTGEKPFSCTFCGKRFLRKAHLVAHTRTHTGEKPFSCSVCNTNFNASSTLSQHMRTHTGEKPYTCSFCGKTFSQRGQLMTHTRKHTGEKPFSCSVCKTGFSVRSALVQHMRTHTGERPFSCSVCRKTFSRKITLKEHVRTHTGEKPFACSVCNVNFSFQTTLIRHMRTHTGEKPFPCSVCVKKFYVKRSLRAHMRTHTGEKPFFCSVCSTRFSFQTALVRHMQTHTGEKPFICSVCGQAFSQKGTLIKHTRTHTGEKPCTCSYCGQAFSDKSSLMTHTRTHTLEKPFPCSVCGDRFSQKGNLIAHVRTHTGEKPFCCLVCAKRFTRKNSLTIHTRKHTGEKPFSCDACANTFVYKFQLNKHKCAAEEKPQ, encoded by the exons ATGGAGTCACAGAAAGCAG ACGTCGATGAAGAAGATCTTCCCcctgagcagcagcagcagtggaGCGCCGAGAAAGAGCAAGAGGGGCCACGGTCCCTCCACATTAAAAAGGAAAACAAGAAGCAAGTGTGGACTCAGGCGGATGCTGACATCAGCAGTCTTCCAGTGATTCGtgtgattgtgaagagtgaagatgacgaAGATGAAGCTCGGTCGTCGGGGCCGGATCGCAGTCAAAGTGAGCAGACGAGAAGAGCAGAAGCAGACAGCCTCTTGGCTCCgctatcagatagtgacgacacaacGTCACATTCCCCTGACACTGGTGATGAAGACTCGAGATACAATAAGAAGTGCCACACTGCCAAAAAACACTTTAAATGCTCTCAATGTGACAAAACTTTTGGCTACAAAAGAAatgtgaaagtacacatgagatgtcacacaggagaaaaacccttcAGTTGCACATTTTGCGGCAAAAGATTTCTACGCAAGGCACACTTGGTGGCGCACACAAGGACGCACACTGGCGAGAAACCATTTTCCTGCTCGGTCTGCAACACAAACTTTAATGCCAGTTCGACACTGAGtcagcacatgagaacacacactggggaAAAACCTTACACCTGTTCATTTTGTGGCAAAACATTCTCTCAAAGGGGGCAATTGAtgacacacacaagaaaacacactgGGGAAAAACCATTTTCATGTTCGGTCTGCAAAACAGGGTTTAGCGTCCGTTCGGCTTTAgtccaacacatgagaacacacaccggcgAGAGACCGTTTTCTTGCTCTGTTTGTAGAAAGACCTTCTCCAGGAAGATAACTTTGAAAGAACatgtgagaacacacactggagaaaaacccttcGCATGTTCAGTCTGCAATGTGAATTTTAGTTTTCAGACAACGTTAAttcgacacatgagaacgcacactggtgAGAAACCATTTCCCTGCTCAGTCTGTGTTAAAAAATTCTACGTTAAAAGAAGTTTAAGAGcccacatgagaacacatactggtgaaaaaccctttttttGTTCAGTCTGCAGCACACGTTTTAGTTTTCAGACAGCACTGGTCAggcacatgcaaacacacactgggGAAAAACCTTTCATTTGTTCAGTCTGCGGTCAAGCGTTTTCTCAAAAGGGTACTTTGATCAaacacacgagaacacacaccGGCGAGAAACCATGTACTTGCTCATATTGCGGTCAAGCATTTTCCGACAAAAGCAGTCTGATGACCCACACGAGAACACACACTCTCGAGAAACCCTTTCCGTGTTCAGTTTGCGGCGATCGATTCTCTCAAAAAGGAAATTTAATCGCACACGTGAGAACACACACCGGGGAGAAGCCTTTCTGCTGCTTAGTTTGCGCTAAAAGATTCACCCGAAAAAACAGTTTGAccatacacacaagaaaacacacggGTGAGAAACCATTCAGTTGCGATGCCTGCGCCAACACGTTTGTATACAAGTTCCAGCTGaacaaacacaagtgtgctgctgAAGAGAAGCCACAGTAA
- the LOC133630626 gene encoding oocyte zinc finger protein XlCOF6.1-like produces the protein MRKVRMLKELVNQRLTAAVEDIFVVLERTIAEYEEELCRTKEENERQRQLLLNAVFMPRTESRRADVSKGLPSEQQKWSSRLEQKEPQPPHIKEEEPVWTQADADTGKFPVPCVIVKSEDYDDDEGAQCSQLDHSQSEEKRPEADSLLAPLSDSEHKASHSPDTDDSKADRVCHTENRHSKVHTGEKMFNCSVCSSSFQLKKHLIKHTRIHPGEKPFTCLFCAARFYHMSSLIRHRRTHTGEKPYTCSVCAKRFSQKGHLITHTRTHTGEKIFSCSFCSASFSDRSALMQHRRTHTGGKPFACSVCGGQFTRKGHLIVHMRTHTGEKPFSCSLCGKRLTRKAHLITHMRTHTGEKTFSCSVCDTSFGFRSALAQHMRTHTGEKPFPCSLCGKQFSQKGHLNIHTRTHTGEQPFGCDACDKRFTHKYQVHKHKCAGESSSK, from the exons atgcgTAAAGTTCGAATGCTGAAAGAGTTGGTGAACCAGCGACTGACCGCCGCGGTTGAAGACATATTTGTAGTGTTGGAAAGAACGATAGCGGAGTACGAGGAGGAGCTTTGTCGGACAAAAGAGGAGAACGAGCGACAACGTCAACTACTGCTGAATGCTGTTTTCATGCCGCGAACGGAGTCACGCAGAGCAG atgtTAGTAAAGGTCTTCCCTCGGAGCAGCAGAAGTGGAGCTCCAGGTTGGAGCAGAAAGAGccgcagcccccccacattaaagaggaagagccaGTGTGGACCCAGGCGGATGCTGACACAGGCAAGTTTCCAGTGCCTTGtgtgattgtgaagagtgaagactatgatgatgatgaaggaGCTCAGTGTTCACAGCTGGatcacagtcaaagtgaggagaaAAGACCAGAAGCCGACAGCCTCTTAGCGCCGCTATCAGATAGTGAACACAAGGCGTcgcactctcctgacactgatgactCAAAAGCTGATAGAGTGTGTCACACTGAGAACAGACACTCGAAGGTCCACACAGGTGAAAAGATGttcaactgctcagtttgcagcaGCAGCTTCCAGCTGAAGAAACATTTGATCAAACACACGAGGATCCAccctggagagaaaccttttacctGCCTGTTTTGTGCCGCCAGATTCTATCACATGAGCAGCTTGATACGACACAGGAGgacgcacacgggagaaaaaccctaCACCTGCTCGGTCTGCGCTAAAAGATTCTCCCAAAAAGGACATTTGATCACGCacacgagaacacacactggggaaaaaatattttcatgCTCATTTTGCAGCGCGAGTTTCAGCGACCGCTCGGCGTTGATGCAACACAGAAGAACTCACACCGGGGGAAAACCCTTTGCCTGCTCCGTCTGCGGCGGGCAGTTCACTCGAAAAGGACATCTGATcgtacacatgagaacgcacacgggaGAGAAACCTTTCTCCTGCTCACTTTGTGGGAAAAGATTAACACGAAAGGCACACCTAATAACACACATGAGGACTCACACGGGGGAAAAAACATTTTCCTGCTCGGTCTGCGATACGAGTTTCGGCTTCCGCTCGGCGTTGGCCCAACATATGAGGACGCACACCGGAGAGAAACCTTTCCCGTGCTCGCTTTGTGGCAAACAATTCTCCCAGAAAGGACATTTGAACATACACACCAGGACACACACCGGTGAGCAACCGTTTGGCTGCGATGCGTGTGATAAGAGATTCACACACAAGTACCAAGTTCACAAACACAAGTGTGCCGGTGAGAGCAGCAGTAAATGA
- the LOC133662445 gene encoding oocyte zinc finger protein XlCOF20-like isoform X2: MSKSSDISDEDLPAEQREWSTSAEPEDPGPPLIKEEQVWTPEEADVSEFPVTCVVVKSEDADAERPQLEQSQSEETRRSEADSLLAPVSDSDETTPHSADTDDEDSKVDKTSHTDKKSFQCSQCDKTFGWLTTFKRHMRVHTGEKPYGCSVCGKRFSLNCTLTIHMRTHTGEKPFLCTICSQRFSRKSDLVVHTRTHTGEKPFVCSVCGETFSQRGNLNIHMRLHTGEKPLSCLICGEKFSHRGSLMNHTRKHTGEKPFSCKKCDGKFSYKYQYRKHVCAAIRDAAL, from the exons ATGTCCAAGTCATCAG ACATCAGTGACGAAGATCTTCCCGCTGAGCAGCGGGAGTGGAGCACCTCGGCGGAGCCTGAGGATCCTGGGCCTCCCCTCATCAAAGAGGAGCAAGTATGGACTCCGGAAGAGGCTGACGTCAGCGAGTTTCCAGTGACTTGTGTGGTTGTGAAGAGCGAAGACGCCGACGCCGAGAGGCCGCAGCTTGAGCAGAGTCAAAGTGAGGAGACGAGAAGATCAGAAGCAGACAGCCTCTTAGCTCCAGTATCTGACAGCGACGAGACGACGCCACACTCTGCTGACACTGATGATGAGGACTCTAAAGTGGATAAGACGTCTCACACGgacaaaaaatcatttcagtgctCTCAATGTGACAAAACTTTTGGATGGCTGACAACTTTCAAGAGACACATGAGAGTCCACACGGGTGAAAAACCGTACGGCTGCTCAGTTTGCGGTAAAAGATTCTCCTTAAATTGCACTTTGACgatacacatgagaacgcacaccggaGAGAAACCTTTTCTCTGCACCATTTGTAGCCAGAGGTTCTCTCGAAAAAGCGATCTGGTGGTGCACACGAGAACGCACACGGGTGAAAAACCGTTCGTTTGCTCAGTCTGCGGCGAGACGTTCTCCCAAAGAGGAAATTTGAACATCCACATGAGATTACACACCGGAGAGAAACCGTTGTCGTGCCTGATTTGTGGCGAAAAATTCTCCCATCGAGGCAGTTTGATGAATCACACCAGGAAACACACCGGAGAGAAACCGTTCAGTTGCAAAAAGTGTGACGGAAAATTCTCTTATAAGTATCAGTATCGCAAACACGTGTGTGCTGCTATACGCGACGCAGCGCTTTGA